A genomic segment from Nitratiruptor sp. YY08-10 encodes:
- the tmk gene encoding dTMP kinase, translating into MYILFEGIDRAGKSTQIEKLKMLYPDALYTKEPGATPLGEKIRDIVLHTHNPSSLAELFLFLADRAEHIEKVIVPNLQKRIISDRGYISGIAYAAVKTGLDLTTLHNLNAIAMKNIYPDKIIFLELSEQELRNRMDALPLDSIEQRGVQYLLHVQSIMKQIIENEPIPSLIIDASLDEETIFHKILTFIKE; encoded by the coding sequence GTGTATATTCTGTTTGAGGGAATCGACCGTGCCGGGAAAAGTACCCAGATAGAAAAATTGAAAATGTTGTATCCTGACGCCCTGTATACGAAAGAACCTGGTGCTACACCTCTTGGTGAAAAAATACGTGACATCGTACTTCATACGCACAATCCATCTTCATTGGCTGAACTCTTTCTTTTTTTGGCTGACCGGGCTGAACATATCGAAAAGGTGATAGTGCCAAATTTGCAAAAACGTATCATCAGTGACAGAGGATACATTTCAGGGATCGCATATGCAGCCGTCAAAACTGGTCTGGATCTGACTACACTGCACAATCTCAATGCAATTGCAATGAAAAATATTTATCCTGATAAAATCATATTTTTGGAACTCAGTGAACAAGAACTTCGAAACAGAATGGATGCTTTACCACTTGATTCCATTGAGCAAAGAGGTGTGCAGTATCTTTTACATGTGCAATCGATCATGAAACAAATCATCGAAAATGAACCAATACCTTCTCTCATCATCGATGCCTCTTTGGATGAAGAGACTATTTTTCATAAAATTTTGACATTTATAAAGGAATGA